Proteins from a single region of Punica granatum isolate Tunisia-2019 chromosome 8, ASM765513v2, whole genome shotgun sequence:
- the LOC116187787 gene encoding beta-hexosaminidase 2 isoform X1: protein MEIGILTSRRGNSENKEVKSGSPKPINGIVFCSKGKRPSNAKHMADKNRAGSQLLFLVLYYSIRFPPPHGFSICNIDRESVKKGIACQALGTSFLASDLTGFQMDKNQIHGTAIFTLLSMAVMIFSSATLVQCAVINLWPKPRIVSWPLPLATLLSPKFKITSPNHRYLSTAVYRYLHLILTEHHHPLVIPTVNLTNGSVVQSLIVTIHDLSAPLVHGVNESYHLKIPSTGVEASLTAETAWGAMRGLETFSQLVWGNPSHVASGMEVWDWPIFEHRGVMLDTSRNFYNVEDILRMIGAMSGNKLNVFHWHITDSHSFPLLLPSEPGLADKGSYGPDMQYSPKDVTRIVQFGLEHGVRVLPEIDMPGHTGSWAKAYPEIVACANMFWWPAGYKWEDRLASEPGAGQLNPLNPKTYQVLKNVIRDVTMMFPEPFYHAGGDEVAPGCWKADPEIQEFLSKDGSLSEILEMFLNSTFPYIVSMNRTVVYWEDVLLDQTVRVNRSLLPPESTILQTWNDGPNNTKAIVSSGYRAIVSSADYYYLDCGHGSFIGNNSKYDQGNAGNTGTGDSWCGPFKTWQTIYNYDITYGLTEEEAKLVLGGEVALWSEQADPTVLDSRIWPRASAMAEAMWSGNRDEKGMKRYAEATDRLNEWRGRMVSRGIRAEPIQPLWCARNPGMCDTVNSS from the exons ATGGAAATTGGAATCTTGACAAGTCGCCGTGGAAATTCCGAAAACAAAGAAGTAAAGTCAGGATCTCCCAAACCCATCAATGGAATCGTATTCTGTTCGAAGGGTAAGCGCCCTTCGAATGCCAAACACATGGCGGACAAAAATCGAGCCGGCTCCCAACTCCTTTTCCTTGTTTTGTATTACTCAATTCGTTTTCCTCCTCCTCACG gtttttccatttgcaaCATTGACCGAGAATCTGTCAAGAAAGGCATTGCATGCCAAGCTTTAGGCA CGAGTTTTCTTGCCTCTGATCTTACGGGATTCCAAATGGACAAGAACCAGATCCATGGCACTGCCATTTTCACATTGCTTTCCATGGCCGTTATGATCTTCAGCTCAGCCACATTGGTCCAATGTGCTGTAATCAACCTATGGCCTAAACCAAGAATCGTGTCATGGCCTTTGCCGCTAGCAACTTTACTCTCCCCAAAATTCAAAATCACTTCCCCGAACCATCGATACCTCTCCACTGCCGTGTATCGCTACCTCCACCTCATCCTCACTGAGCACCACCACCCTCTAGTCATCCCAACAGTCAATCTCACAAATGGGTCTGTTGTACAGTCCCTGATCGTGACTATACATGACCTTTCCGCGCCTCTTGTCCACGGTGTGAATGAGTCTTACCACCTTAAGATCCCTTCCACCGGTGTAGAGGCCAGTCTTACCGCCGAGACAGCCTGGGGGGCTATGAGGGGCCTCGAGACTTTCTCGCAGCTTGTGTGGGGCAACCCTTCCCACGTGGCCTCGGGAATGGAAGTGTGGGATTGGCCCATCTTCGAGCACAGAGGGGTGATGCTGGACACTTCAAGAAACTTCTACAATGTCGAGGACATTCTCAGAATGATCGGCGCGATGAGTGGCAACAAACTCAATGTGTTCCATTGGCATATCACTGACTCCCACTCTTTCCCGTTGTTGTTGCCTTCGGAGCCAGGTCTTGCCGACAAGGGCTCCTATGGGCCTGACATGCAATACTCTCCAAAAGATGTTACTCGGATCGTTCAGTTTGGTCTGGAACATGGGGTTAGGGTGCTGCCCGAAATTGATATGCCTG GTCATACCGGCTCATGGGCAAAAGCATATCCCGAGATTGTGGCCTGCGCGAACATGTTCTGGTGGCCCGCTGGATATAAATGGGAGGACCGGCTAGCATCAGAACCGGGAGCTGGTCAACTCAACCCGTTGAACCCGAAAACCTACCAAGTCCTGAAGAATGTCATTCGCGATGTGACCATGATGTTCCCTGAACCTTTCTATCATGCTGGAGGTGATGAGGTTGCGCCGGGCTGTTGGAAAGCTGACCCAGAAATCCAGGAGTTCCTCTCCAAGGACGGTAGTCTAAGCGAAATCCTCGAGATGTTCCTCAACTCCACTTTCCCTTACATCGTGTCGATGAACCGAACTGTGGTATACTGGGAAGATGTCTTGTTGGACCAAACTGTCAGGGTGAACAGATCACTCCTCCCACCTGAGAGCACCATCTTGCAGACATGGAACGATGGTCCCAACAATACCAAGGCGATCGTCTCGTCAGGCTACCGAGCAATTGTGTCCTCGGCGGATTACTACTACTTGGACTGTGGCCATGGGAGCTTCATCGGGAACAACTCCAAGTACGACCAGGGAAATGCAGGAAACACGGGGACCGGCGACTCCTGGTGCGGGCCATTTAAGACCTGGCAGACAATTTACAATTACGACATCACTTATGGGTTGACGGAGGAGGAGGCGAAGTTGGTCCTTGGTGGGGAGGTTGCTCTGTGGTCAGAGCAGGCAGACCCCACCGTGCTGGATAGTCGGATATGGCCGAGGGCTTCGGCAATGGCTGAGGCAATGTGGTCAGGGAACAGGGACGAGAAAGGCATGAAGAGGTACGCAGAAGCGACCGACCGGTTGAATGAGTGGAGGGGTAGAATGGTCAGTAGAGGGATTCGAGCTGAGCCGATTCAGCCTCTTTGGTGTGCTCGGAACCCCGGGATGTGCGACACTGTCAACTCATCTTAG
- the LOC116187787 gene encoding beta-hexosaminidase 2 isoform X2 — protein MEIGILTSRRGNSENKEVKSGSPKPINGIVFCSKGKRPSNAKHMADKNRAGSQLLFLVLYYSIRFPPPHASFLASDLTGFQMDKNQIHGTAIFTLLSMAVMIFSSATLVQCAVINLWPKPRIVSWPLPLATLLSPKFKITSPNHRYLSTAVYRYLHLILTEHHHPLVIPTVNLTNGSVVQSLIVTIHDLSAPLVHGVNESYHLKIPSTGVEASLTAETAWGAMRGLETFSQLVWGNPSHVASGMEVWDWPIFEHRGVMLDTSRNFYNVEDILRMIGAMSGNKLNVFHWHITDSHSFPLLLPSEPGLADKGSYGPDMQYSPKDVTRIVQFGLEHGVRVLPEIDMPGHTGSWAKAYPEIVACANMFWWPAGYKWEDRLASEPGAGQLNPLNPKTYQVLKNVIRDVTMMFPEPFYHAGGDEVAPGCWKADPEIQEFLSKDGSLSEILEMFLNSTFPYIVSMNRTVVYWEDVLLDQTVRVNRSLLPPESTILQTWNDGPNNTKAIVSSGYRAIVSSADYYYLDCGHGSFIGNNSKYDQGNAGNTGTGDSWCGPFKTWQTIYNYDITYGLTEEEAKLVLGGEVALWSEQADPTVLDSRIWPRASAMAEAMWSGNRDEKGMKRYAEATDRLNEWRGRMVSRGIRAEPIQPLWCARNPGMCDTVNSS, from the exons ATGGAAATTGGAATCTTGACAAGTCGCCGTGGAAATTCCGAAAACAAAGAAGTAAAGTCAGGATCTCCCAAACCCATCAATGGAATCGTATTCTGTTCGAAGGGTAAGCGCCCTTCGAATGCCAAACACATGGCGGACAAAAATCGAGCCGGCTCCCAACTCCTTTTCCTTGTTTTGTATTACTCAATTCGTTTTCCTCCTCCTCACG CGAGTTTTCTTGCCTCTGATCTTACGGGATTCCAAATGGACAAGAACCAGATCCATGGCACTGCCATTTTCACATTGCTTTCCATGGCCGTTATGATCTTCAGCTCAGCCACATTGGTCCAATGTGCTGTAATCAACCTATGGCCTAAACCAAGAATCGTGTCATGGCCTTTGCCGCTAGCAACTTTACTCTCCCCAAAATTCAAAATCACTTCCCCGAACCATCGATACCTCTCCACTGCCGTGTATCGCTACCTCCACCTCATCCTCACTGAGCACCACCACCCTCTAGTCATCCCAACAGTCAATCTCACAAATGGGTCTGTTGTACAGTCCCTGATCGTGACTATACATGACCTTTCCGCGCCTCTTGTCCACGGTGTGAATGAGTCTTACCACCTTAAGATCCCTTCCACCGGTGTAGAGGCCAGTCTTACCGCCGAGACAGCCTGGGGGGCTATGAGGGGCCTCGAGACTTTCTCGCAGCTTGTGTGGGGCAACCCTTCCCACGTGGCCTCGGGAATGGAAGTGTGGGATTGGCCCATCTTCGAGCACAGAGGGGTGATGCTGGACACTTCAAGAAACTTCTACAATGTCGAGGACATTCTCAGAATGATCGGCGCGATGAGTGGCAACAAACTCAATGTGTTCCATTGGCATATCACTGACTCCCACTCTTTCCCGTTGTTGTTGCCTTCGGAGCCAGGTCTTGCCGACAAGGGCTCCTATGGGCCTGACATGCAATACTCTCCAAAAGATGTTACTCGGATCGTTCAGTTTGGTCTGGAACATGGGGTTAGGGTGCTGCCCGAAATTGATATGCCTG GTCATACCGGCTCATGGGCAAAAGCATATCCCGAGATTGTGGCCTGCGCGAACATGTTCTGGTGGCCCGCTGGATATAAATGGGAGGACCGGCTAGCATCAGAACCGGGAGCTGGTCAACTCAACCCGTTGAACCCGAAAACCTACCAAGTCCTGAAGAATGTCATTCGCGATGTGACCATGATGTTCCCTGAACCTTTCTATCATGCTGGAGGTGATGAGGTTGCGCCGGGCTGTTGGAAAGCTGACCCAGAAATCCAGGAGTTCCTCTCCAAGGACGGTAGTCTAAGCGAAATCCTCGAGATGTTCCTCAACTCCACTTTCCCTTACATCGTGTCGATGAACCGAACTGTGGTATACTGGGAAGATGTCTTGTTGGACCAAACTGTCAGGGTGAACAGATCACTCCTCCCACCTGAGAGCACCATCTTGCAGACATGGAACGATGGTCCCAACAATACCAAGGCGATCGTCTCGTCAGGCTACCGAGCAATTGTGTCCTCGGCGGATTACTACTACTTGGACTGTGGCCATGGGAGCTTCATCGGGAACAACTCCAAGTACGACCAGGGAAATGCAGGAAACACGGGGACCGGCGACTCCTGGTGCGGGCCATTTAAGACCTGGCAGACAATTTACAATTACGACATCACTTATGGGTTGACGGAGGAGGAGGCGAAGTTGGTCCTTGGTGGGGAGGTTGCTCTGTGGTCAGAGCAGGCAGACCCCACCGTGCTGGATAGTCGGATATGGCCGAGGGCTTCGGCAATGGCTGAGGCAATGTGGTCAGGGAACAGGGACGAGAAAGGCATGAAGAGGTACGCAGAAGCGACCGACCGGTTGAATGAGTGGAGGGGTAGAATGGTCAGTAGAGGGATTCGAGCTGAGCCGATTCAGCCTCTTTGGTGTGCTCGGAACCCCGGGATGTGCGACACTGTCAACTCATCTTAG
- the LOC116187787 gene encoding beta-hexosaminidase 2 isoform X3, translating into MEIGILTSRRGNSENKEVKSGSPKPINGIVFCSKGFSICNIDRESVKKGIACQALGTSFLASDLTGFQMDKNQIHGTAIFTLLSMAVMIFSSATLVQCAVINLWPKPRIVSWPLPLATLLSPKFKITSPNHRYLSTAVYRYLHLILTEHHHPLVIPTVNLTNGSVVQSLIVTIHDLSAPLVHGVNESYHLKIPSTGVEASLTAETAWGAMRGLETFSQLVWGNPSHVASGMEVWDWPIFEHRGVMLDTSRNFYNVEDILRMIGAMSGNKLNVFHWHITDSHSFPLLLPSEPGLADKGSYGPDMQYSPKDVTRIVQFGLEHGVRVLPEIDMPGHTGSWAKAYPEIVACANMFWWPAGYKWEDRLASEPGAGQLNPLNPKTYQVLKNVIRDVTMMFPEPFYHAGGDEVAPGCWKADPEIQEFLSKDGSLSEILEMFLNSTFPYIVSMNRTVVYWEDVLLDQTVRVNRSLLPPESTILQTWNDGPNNTKAIVSSGYRAIVSSADYYYLDCGHGSFIGNNSKYDQGNAGNTGTGDSWCGPFKTWQTIYNYDITYGLTEEEAKLVLGGEVALWSEQADPTVLDSRIWPRASAMAEAMWSGNRDEKGMKRYAEATDRLNEWRGRMVSRGIRAEPIQPLWCARNPGMCDTVNSS; encoded by the exons ATGGAAATTGGAATCTTGACAAGTCGCCGTGGAAATTCCGAAAACAAAGAAGTAAAGTCAGGATCTCCCAAACCCATCAATGGAATCGTATTCTGTTCGAAGG gtttttccatttgcaaCATTGACCGAGAATCTGTCAAGAAAGGCATTGCATGCCAAGCTTTAGGCA CGAGTTTTCTTGCCTCTGATCTTACGGGATTCCAAATGGACAAGAACCAGATCCATGGCACTGCCATTTTCACATTGCTTTCCATGGCCGTTATGATCTTCAGCTCAGCCACATTGGTCCAATGTGCTGTAATCAACCTATGGCCTAAACCAAGAATCGTGTCATGGCCTTTGCCGCTAGCAACTTTACTCTCCCCAAAATTCAAAATCACTTCCCCGAACCATCGATACCTCTCCACTGCCGTGTATCGCTACCTCCACCTCATCCTCACTGAGCACCACCACCCTCTAGTCATCCCAACAGTCAATCTCACAAATGGGTCTGTTGTACAGTCCCTGATCGTGACTATACATGACCTTTCCGCGCCTCTTGTCCACGGTGTGAATGAGTCTTACCACCTTAAGATCCCTTCCACCGGTGTAGAGGCCAGTCTTACCGCCGAGACAGCCTGGGGGGCTATGAGGGGCCTCGAGACTTTCTCGCAGCTTGTGTGGGGCAACCCTTCCCACGTGGCCTCGGGAATGGAAGTGTGGGATTGGCCCATCTTCGAGCACAGAGGGGTGATGCTGGACACTTCAAGAAACTTCTACAATGTCGAGGACATTCTCAGAATGATCGGCGCGATGAGTGGCAACAAACTCAATGTGTTCCATTGGCATATCACTGACTCCCACTCTTTCCCGTTGTTGTTGCCTTCGGAGCCAGGTCTTGCCGACAAGGGCTCCTATGGGCCTGACATGCAATACTCTCCAAAAGATGTTACTCGGATCGTTCAGTTTGGTCTGGAACATGGGGTTAGGGTGCTGCCCGAAATTGATATGCCTG GTCATACCGGCTCATGGGCAAAAGCATATCCCGAGATTGTGGCCTGCGCGAACATGTTCTGGTGGCCCGCTGGATATAAATGGGAGGACCGGCTAGCATCAGAACCGGGAGCTGGTCAACTCAACCCGTTGAACCCGAAAACCTACCAAGTCCTGAAGAATGTCATTCGCGATGTGACCATGATGTTCCCTGAACCTTTCTATCATGCTGGAGGTGATGAGGTTGCGCCGGGCTGTTGGAAAGCTGACCCAGAAATCCAGGAGTTCCTCTCCAAGGACGGTAGTCTAAGCGAAATCCTCGAGATGTTCCTCAACTCCACTTTCCCTTACATCGTGTCGATGAACCGAACTGTGGTATACTGGGAAGATGTCTTGTTGGACCAAACTGTCAGGGTGAACAGATCACTCCTCCCACCTGAGAGCACCATCTTGCAGACATGGAACGATGGTCCCAACAATACCAAGGCGATCGTCTCGTCAGGCTACCGAGCAATTGTGTCCTCGGCGGATTACTACTACTTGGACTGTGGCCATGGGAGCTTCATCGGGAACAACTCCAAGTACGACCAGGGAAATGCAGGAAACACGGGGACCGGCGACTCCTGGTGCGGGCCATTTAAGACCTGGCAGACAATTTACAATTACGACATCACTTATGGGTTGACGGAGGAGGAGGCGAAGTTGGTCCTTGGTGGGGAGGTTGCTCTGTGGTCAGAGCAGGCAGACCCCACCGTGCTGGATAGTCGGATATGGCCGAGGGCTTCGGCAATGGCTGAGGCAATGTGGTCAGGGAACAGGGACGAGAAAGGCATGAAGAGGTACGCAGAAGCGACCGACCGGTTGAATGAGTGGAGGGGTAGAATGGTCAGTAGAGGGATTCGAGCTGAGCCGATTCAGCCTCTTTGGTGTGCTCGGAACCCCGGGATGTGCGACACTGTCAACTCATCTTAG
- the LOC116187787 gene encoding beta-hexosaminidase 2 isoform X5: MEIGILTSRRGNSENKEVKSGSPKPINGIVFCSKASFLASDLTGFQMDKNQIHGTAIFTLLSMAVMIFSSATLVQCAVINLWPKPRIVSWPLPLATLLSPKFKITSPNHRYLSTAVYRYLHLILTEHHHPLVIPTVNLTNGSVVQSLIVTIHDLSAPLVHGVNESYHLKIPSTGVEASLTAETAWGAMRGLETFSQLVWGNPSHVASGMEVWDWPIFEHRGVMLDTSRNFYNVEDILRMIGAMSGNKLNVFHWHITDSHSFPLLLPSEPGLADKGSYGPDMQYSPKDVTRIVQFGLEHGVRVLPEIDMPGHTGSWAKAYPEIVACANMFWWPAGYKWEDRLASEPGAGQLNPLNPKTYQVLKNVIRDVTMMFPEPFYHAGGDEVAPGCWKADPEIQEFLSKDGSLSEILEMFLNSTFPYIVSMNRTVVYWEDVLLDQTVRVNRSLLPPESTILQTWNDGPNNTKAIVSSGYRAIVSSADYYYLDCGHGSFIGNNSKYDQGNAGNTGTGDSWCGPFKTWQTIYNYDITYGLTEEEAKLVLGGEVALWSEQADPTVLDSRIWPRASAMAEAMWSGNRDEKGMKRYAEATDRLNEWRGRMVSRGIRAEPIQPLWCARNPGMCDTVNSS, encoded by the exons ATGGAAATTGGAATCTTGACAAGTCGCCGTGGAAATTCCGAAAACAAAGAAGTAAAGTCAGGATCTCCCAAACCCATCAATGGAATCGTATTCTGTTCGAAGG CGAGTTTTCTTGCCTCTGATCTTACGGGATTCCAAATGGACAAGAACCAGATCCATGGCACTGCCATTTTCACATTGCTTTCCATGGCCGTTATGATCTTCAGCTCAGCCACATTGGTCCAATGTGCTGTAATCAACCTATGGCCTAAACCAAGAATCGTGTCATGGCCTTTGCCGCTAGCAACTTTACTCTCCCCAAAATTCAAAATCACTTCCCCGAACCATCGATACCTCTCCACTGCCGTGTATCGCTACCTCCACCTCATCCTCACTGAGCACCACCACCCTCTAGTCATCCCAACAGTCAATCTCACAAATGGGTCTGTTGTACAGTCCCTGATCGTGACTATACATGACCTTTCCGCGCCTCTTGTCCACGGTGTGAATGAGTCTTACCACCTTAAGATCCCTTCCACCGGTGTAGAGGCCAGTCTTACCGCCGAGACAGCCTGGGGGGCTATGAGGGGCCTCGAGACTTTCTCGCAGCTTGTGTGGGGCAACCCTTCCCACGTGGCCTCGGGAATGGAAGTGTGGGATTGGCCCATCTTCGAGCACAGAGGGGTGATGCTGGACACTTCAAGAAACTTCTACAATGTCGAGGACATTCTCAGAATGATCGGCGCGATGAGTGGCAACAAACTCAATGTGTTCCATTGGCATATCACTGACTCCCACTCTTTCCCGTTGTTGTTGCCTTCGGAGCCAGGTCTTGCCGACAAGGGCTCCTATGGGCCTGACATGCAATACTCTCCAAAAGATGTTACTCGGATCGTTCAGTTTGGTCTGGAACATGGGGTTAGGGTGCTGCCCGAAATTGATATGCCTG GTCATACCGGCTCATGGGCAAAAGCATATCCCGAGATTGTGGCCTGCGCGAACATGTTCTGGTGGCCCGCTGGATATAAATGGGAGGACCGGCTAGCATCAGAACCGGGAGCTGGTCAACTCAACCCGTTGAACCCGAAAACCTACCAAGTCCTGAAGAATGTCATTCGCGATGTGACCATGATGTTCCCTGAACCTTTCTATCATGCTGGAGGTGATGAGGTTGCGCCGGGCTGTTGGAAAGCTGACCCAGAAATCCAGGAGTTCCTCTCCAAGGACGGTAGTCTAAGCGAAATCCTCGAGATGTTCCTCAACTCCACTTTCCCTTACATCGTGTCGATGAACCGAACTGTGGTATACTGGGAAGATGTCTTGTTGGACCAAACTGTCAGGGTGAACAGATCACTCCTCCCACCTGAGAGCACCATCTTGCAGACATGGAACGATGGTCCCAACAATACCAAGGCGATCGTCTCGTCAGGCTACCGAGCAATTGTGTCCTCGGCGGATTACTACTACTTGGACTGTGGCCATGGGAGCTTCATCGGGAACAACTCCAAGTACGACCAGGGAAATGCAGGAAACACGGGGACCGGCGACTCCTGGTGCGGGCCATTTAAGACCTGGCAGACAATTTACAATTACGACATCACTTATGGGTTGACGGAGGAGGAGGCGAAGTTGGTCCTTGGTGGGGAGGTTGCTCTGTGGTCAGAGCAGGCAGACCCCACCGTGCTGGATAGTCGGATATGGCCGAGGGCTTCGGCAATGGCTGAGGCAATGTGGTCAGGGAACAGGGACGAGAAAGGCATGAAGAGGTACGCAGAAGCGACCGACCGGTTGAATGAGTGGAGGGGTAGAATGGTCAGTAGAGGGATTCGAGCTGAGCCGATTCAGCCTCTTTGGTGTGCTCGGAACCCCGGGATGTGCGACACTGTCAACTCATCTTAG
- the LOC116187787 gene encoding beta-hexosaminidase 2 isoform X4 has product MHFHGIHLLDLLSRVGFSICNIDRESVKKGIACQALGTSFLASDLTGFQMDKNQIHGTAIFTLLSMAVMIFSSATLVQCAVINLWPKPRIVSWPLPLATLLSPKFKITSPNHRYLSTAVYRYLHLILTEHHHPLVIPTVNLTNGSVVQSLIVTIHDLSAPLVHGVNESYHLKIPSTGVEASLTAETAWGAMRGLETFSQLVWGNPSHVASGMEVWDWPIFEHRGVMLDTSRNFYNVEDILRMIGAMSGNKLNVFHWHITDSHSFPLLLPSEPGLADKGSYGPDMQYSPKDVTRIVQFGLEHGVRVLPEIDMPGHTGSWAKAYPEIVACANMFWWPAGYKWEDRLASEPGAGQLNPLNPKTYQVLKNVIRDVTMMFPEPFYHAGGDEVAPGCWKADPEIQEFLSKDGSLSEILEMFLNSTFPYIVSMNRTVVYWEDVLLDQTVRVNRSLLPPESTILQTWNDGPNNTKAIVSSGYRAIVSSADYYYLDCGHGSFIGNNSKYDQGNAGNTGTGDSWCGPFKTWQTIYNYDITYGLTEEEAKLVLGGEVALWSEQADPTVLDSRIWPRASAMAEAMWSGNRDEKGMKRYAEATDRLNEWRGRMVSRGIRAEPIQPLWCARNPGMCDTVNSS; this is encoded by the exons ATGCATTTCCATGGAATACATCTATTAGATCTTTTGTCTCGTGTaggtttttccatttgcaaCATTGACCGAGAATCTGTCAAGAAAGGCATTGCATGCCAAGCTTTAGGCA CGAGTTTTCTTGCCTCTGATCTTACGGGATTCCAAATGGACAAGAACCAGATCCATGGCACTGCCATTTTCACATTGCTTTCCATGGCCGTTATGATCTTCAGCTCAGCCACATTGGTCCAATGTGCTGTAATCAACCTATGGCCTAAACCAAGAATCGTGTCATGGCCTTTGCCGCTAGCAACTTTACTCTCCCCAAAATTCAAAATCACTTCCCCGAACCATCGATACCTCTCCACTGCCGTGTATCGCTACCTCCACCTCATCCTCACTGAGCACCACCACCCTCTAGTCATCCCAACAGTCAATCTCACAAATGGGTCTGTTGTACAGTCCCTGATCGTGACTATACATGACCTTTCCGCGCCTCTTGTCCACGGTGTGAATGAGTCTTACCACCTTAAGATCCCTTCCACCGGTGTAGAGGCCAGTCTTACCGCCGAGACAGCCTGGGGGGCTATGAGGGGCCTCGAGACTTTCTCGCAGCTTGTGTGGGGCAACCCTTCCCACGTGGCCTCGGGAATGGAAGTGTGGGATTGGCCCATCTTCGAGCACAGAGGGGTGATGCTGGACACTTCAAGAAACTTCTACAATGTCGAGGACATTCTCAGAATGATCGGCGCGATGAGTGGCAACAAACTCAATGTGTTCCATTGGCATATCACTGACTCCCACTCTTTCCCGTTGTTGTTGCCTTCGGAGCCAGGTCTTGCCGACAAGGGCTCCTATGGGCCTGACATGCAATACTCTCCAAAAGATGTTACTCGGATCGTTCAGTTTGGTCTGGAACATGGGGTTAGGGTGCTGCCCGAAATTGATATGCCTG GTCATACCGGCTCATGGGCAAAAGCATATCCCGAGATTGTGGCCTGCGCGAACATGTTCTGGTGGCCCGCTGGATATAAATGGGAGGACCGGCTAGCATCAGAACCGGGAGCTGGTCAACTCAACCCGTTGAACCCGAAAACCTACCAAGTCCTGAAGAATGTCATTCGCGATGTGACCATGATGTTCCCTGAACCTTTCTATCATGCTGGAGGTGATGAGGTTGCGCCGGGCTGTTGGAAAGCTGACCCAGAAATCCAGGAGTTCCTCTCCAAGGACGGTAGTCTAAGCGAAATCCTCGAGATGTTCCTCAACTCCACTTTCCCTTACATCGTGTCGATGAACCGAACTGTGGTATACTGGGAAGATGTCTTGTTGGACCAAACTGTCAGGGTGAACAGATCACTCCTCCCACCTGAGAGCACCATCTTGCAGACATGGAACGATGGTCCCAACAATACCAAGGCGATCGTCTCGTCAGGCTACCGAGCAATTGTGTCCTCGGCGGATTACTACTACTTGGACTGTGGCCATGGGAGCTTCATCGGGAACAACTCCAAGTACGACCAGGGAAATGCAGGAAACACGGGGACCGGCGACTCCTGGTGCGGGCCATTTAAGACCTGGCAGACAATTTACAATTACGACATCACTTATGGGTTGACGGAGGAGGAGGCGAAGTTGGTCCTTGGTGGGGAGGTTGCTCTGTGGTCAGAGCAGGCAGACCCCACCGTGCTGGATAGTCGGATATGGCCGAGGGCTTCGGCAATGGCTGAGGCAATGTGGTCAGGGAACAGGGACGAGAAAGGCATGAAGAGGTACGCAGAAGCGACCGACCGGTTGAATGAGTGGAGGGGTAGAATGGTCAGTAGAGGGATTCGAGCTGAGCCGATTCAGCCTCTTTGGTGTGCTCGGAACCCCGGGATGTGCGACACTGTCAACTCATCTTAG